A single window of Treponema denticola ATCC 35405 DNA harbors:
- the cobK gene encoding precorrin-6A reductase: protein MIWIIGGTTEAGSLADFLKAKNEPYIMSVATEESRDFFKNHKLKIGRMDALQMEQFCIEEKISLIADLSHPYALIVSQNAKKTAQNLNLKYLRFTRGTSQSSTDLEQNNFYIFEDMEGLCSFLKELKSSTVFFTTGSKTVSDFEAFRSSNRFVYRILPTADSIEKCKNAGVATQDIIAMTGPFSQNLNEAMFKEYGASYIVMKDSGDAGGTREKLAACEALNIKALILGRGKEEGIIEFEEFKKEVLKYGHA, encoded by the coding sequence ATGATCTGGATTATAGGCGGAACAACCGAAGCCGGAAGCCTTGCAGATTTTTTAAAAGCAAAAAATGAGCCCTATATAATGAGCGTTGCAACGGAAGAAAGCCGGGACTTTTTTAAAAATCATAAACTTAAAATCGGCAGAATGGATGCTCTTCAAATGGAACAATTTTGTATTGAAGAAAAAATAAGCCTCATTGCCGATTTAAGCCATCCTTATGCCCTAATCGTTTCTCAAAATGCAAAAAAAACCGCACAAAACTTGAACTTAAAATATTTACGCTTTACCCGAGGAACTTCACAATCTTCAACGGACTTAGAGCAAAATAATTTTTATATCTTTGAGGATATGGAAGGCCTTTGCTCATTTTTAAAAGAATTAAAATCTTCTACGGTTTTTTTTACGACGGGTTCCAAAACCGTTTCGGACTTTGAAGCCTTCCGCTCCTCGAACCGCTTTGTATATAGAATTTTACCTACGGCAGACAGTATCGAAAAATGTAAAAATGCAGGAGTTGCGACTCAGGACATAATTGCCATGACAGGCCCCTTTTCTCAAAATTTAAATGAAGCTATGTTTAAAGAATACGGAGCCTCCTATATTGTGATGAAGGACAGCGGAGATGCCGGAGGCACAAGGGAAAAACTCGCCGCCTGTGAAGCTCTAAATATAAAAGCCTTAATTCTCGGACGCGGAAAAGAAGAGGGTATTATCGAATTTGAAGAATTTAAAAAAGAGGTTTTAAAATATGGACATGCTTAG
- a CDS encoding ABC transporter ATP-binding protein — MDMLRIEDLSLSYGDKPVVQNLNLKVKKGQVVSIIGPNASGKSTILKSIAGIIKPVSGKIFIEEKDISKMDSKKLAQKVSILLQQNKNPDDMSIEELVYFGRYPHKKWFEGFEASDQKIIEEAMKLTNTFALRDKTLETLSGGERQRAWIAMALAQEPDILLFDEPTTYLDLAHQIEFLELVNRLNKETGVTVVLVLHDLNQAARYGNYLFAMKEGKIFAQGCPEEVLNPQNILNIYNIEAKIFNAAGYPVVIPERRL, encoded by the coding sequence ATGGACATGCTTAGGATAGAGGATTTAAGCCTTTCCTACGGCGACAAACCTGTTGTTCAAAATTTAAACCTAAAGGTAAAAAAGGGGCAGGTAGTTTCGATAATCGGGCCCAACGCTTCGGGAAAGTCCACCATTTTAAAAAGCATCGCAGGAATTATAAAACCCGTTTCCGGGAAAATCTTTATCGAAGAAAAAGACATCTCAAAAATGGATTCCAAAAAACTCGCCCAAAAAGTTTCTATCCTTTTACAGCAAAATAAAAACCCTGACGATATGAGTATTGAAGAATTGGTCTATTTTGGCCGTTATCCCCATAAAAAATGGTTTGAGGGCTTTGAAGCTTCCGATCAAAAGATAATAGAAGAAGCTATGAAGCTTACAAATACATTTGCTTTGAGGGACAAAACCTTGGAAACTCTGTCCGGCGGCGAAAGACAAAGAGCTTGGATCGCTATGGCCCTTGCCCAAGAGCCTGATATCCTTTTGTTTGATGAGCCGACCACCTATTTGGATCTGGCTCATCAAATAGAATTCTTGGAGCTTGTAAACCGTCTAAACAAGGAAACGGGGGTTACGGTAGTTTTGGTTCTTCACGACTTAAATCAAGCTGCCCGTTACGGCAACTACCTTTTTGCGATGAAAGAGGGTAAAATTTTTGCCCAAGGCTGTCCCGAAGAGGTGTTGAATCCTCAAAATATTTTGAATATTTACAACATTGAAGCTAAAATCTTTAACGCTGCGGGCTATCCGGTTGTTATACCTGAAAGGAGATTGTAG
- a CDS encoding carbohydrate-binding domain-containing protein, with product MKINKKLVKTVCMFFLALSLLNCRSEDRFPIGRMEVNLKTPVQRDTSKLFSDKDFKTEYGSSKVVSVNLSALSGISAKGLTVNGNTVTINEGGQYIISGSLNDGQIIVDAPDNDEVHLILDNADISNSSMPVIYAKKAGKMLITLAKGSKNKLNVNGKFADSDAGKTNAVIFSQTDLTLNGTGELNIESKYGSGIVSKKDLRVTGGSFTVSASKHALKGCDNVSIADGKFTLTAGKDGIHSENEENAESGNIYIKNGEFTINAASEALDAINDITIDGGYINIAKADEGMEALTININGGKIMVVSSDDGLNASYSDKEEIEAKLSGTALTDNSSKKTEKKGPPVLSESAASTYVNITGGEVTINSQADGIDSNGSVYVSGGKVNILGPVSDGDAALDYDLTALISGGEFIASGSRGMVQGFSDKSTQASFIANFSKTVKGEVIVSDSSGAVILKTNQDKDFQSIVVSSKGLKVGETYKITAGGQTLTVKMDSISVGDNMHKRR from the coding sequence ATGAAAATTAACAAAAAATTGGTAAAAACGGTATGTATGTTTTTTTTGGCATTAAGTCTTTTAAACTGCCGATCGGAAGATAGATTTCCGATTGGACGGATGGAGGTGAACCTAAAAACTCCGGTTCAGCGGGATACTTCAAAACTGTTTTCGGACAAAGATTTTAAAACGGAATACGGATCTTCTAAGGTTGTAAGTGTAAACTTGTCGGCATTATCGGGTATTTCTGCTAAAGGTTTGACCGTAAACGGAAATACGGTAACAATAAATGAGGGAGGACAATACATCATCTCCGGATCATTAAATGATGGACAGATAATCGTCGATGCCCCCGATAATGATGAAGTACACCTCATCCTTGATAATGCGGATATCTCGAATTCTTCTATGCCGGTAATATATGCAAAAAAAGCCGGAAAAATGCTTATTACCCTTGCAAAGGGAAGTAAAAATAAGCTTAATGTAAACGGAAAATTCGCTGATTCGGATGCCGGTAAAACAAATGCCGTAATTTTTTCGCAAACGGATTTGACCTTAAACGGAACGGGAGAGCTGAATATTGAAAGCAAGTATGGAAGCGGAATTGTTTCAAAAAAAGATTTACGTGTAACAGGCGGCTCTTTCACCGTTTCAGCATCAAAACATGCTCTTAAGGGATGCGACAATGTAAGCATTGCAGACGGAAAATTTACTTTGACAGCCGGTAAGGATGGCATTCATAGTGAAAACGAAGAAAATGCGGAATCGGGAAATATTTATATTAAAAACGGAGAATTTACCATTAATGCTGCAAGTGAAGCTCTCGATGCAATAAACGATATAACGATCGACGGAGGCTATATCAATATTGCAAAAGCCGATGAAGGCATGGAGGCTCTTACAATCAATATAAATGGCGGAAAAATTATGGTGGTTTCATCCGATGACGGACTGAATGCTTCATACAGCGACAAAGAAGAGATTGAGGCAAAATTGTCGGGAACTGCTTTGACTGATAATTCTTCAAAGAAGACCGAAAAAAAAGGCCCGCCCGTTTTATCTGAATCTGCTGCAAGTACTTATGTTAATATTACGGGAGGAGAAGTAACAATAAATTCCCAAGCCGACGGGATTGACTCAAACGGCTCGGTTTATGTGTCCGGCGGAAAGGTAAATATATTGGGTCCCGTATCGGATGGTGATGCCGCCCTTGATTATGATCTAACAGCCTTAATAAGCGGCGGCGAATTTATCGCATCGGGAAGCCGTGGTATGGTACAAGGTTTTTCCGATAAATCGACTCAAGCTTCCTTTATCGCAAATTTTTCAAAGACCGTAAAAGGCGAAGTAATAGTAAGCGATAGTTCAGGTGCTGTTATATTAAAGACGAATCAGGACAAAGATTTTCAGTCCATTGTTGTAAGTTCAAAAGGTTTAAAAGTAGGTGAAACTTATAAAATAACAGCCGGCGGCCAAACGCTTACCGTAAAGATGGATTCGATCTCTGTAGGGGATAATATGCACAAAAGACGCTAA